From Desmodus rotundus isolate HL8 chromosome 12, HLdesRot8A.1, whole genome shotgun sequence, one genomic window encodes:
- the DEDD2 gene encoding DNA-binding death effector domain-containing protein 2 isoform X2: MALSGSTPAPSWEEDECLDYYGMLSLHRMFEVVGGQLTERELDLLAFLLDEAPGAAGGLSNARSGLELLLELERRGQCDESNLRLLGQLLRVLARHDLLPHLARKRRRPVSPERYNYGTSSSSTKRTEGSCRRRRQSSSSSDVQQDQWETGSPPTKRQRRSRGRPSGGARRRRRGGPSAPRQQQEQARPTSEGKVTCGSAPVGSRVAVPSQQQLSPPGPGISGSGCEQSTANMGQPWSRVWHLGGPRHWHGSWTCLGRPRQCCAPETWAPWCVTSSSRSSPIWTPSGGTT; the protein is encoded by the exons ATGGCGCTGTCTGGGTCGACCCCTGCCCCGAGCTGGGAGGAGGATGAGTGCCTGGACTACTACGGGATGCTGTCGCTTCATCGTATGTTCGAGGTGGTGGGCGGGCAGCTGACTGAGCGCGAACTGGATCTGCTGGCCTTCCTGCTGGATGAGGCCCCCGGCGCCGCCGGAGGCCTGTCCAATGCCCGTAGcggcctggagctgctgctggagcTGGAGCGCCGCGGGCAGTGCGACGAGAGCAACCTGCGGCTCCTGGGGCAACTCCTGCGAGTGCTGGCCCGGCACGACTTGCTACCGCATCTGGCGCGCAAGCGGCGCCGGCCAG TGTCTCCAGAACGCTATAACTACGGCACCTCCAGCTCTTCTACAAAGAGGACGGAAGGCAGCTGCCGTCGCCGTCGGCAGTCTAGCAGTTCTTCAGATGTTCAGCAGGACCAATGGGAGACAG gCTCCCCCCCAACTAAGCGGCAGCGGCGGAGTCGGGGTCGGCCCAGTGGTGGTGCCAGACGGCGGCGGAGAGGGGGCCCATCCGCCCCccggcagcagcaggagcaggccAGACCCACCTCAGAAGGCAAAGTGACCTGCG GAAGTGCACCTGTGGGTTCCAGAGTCGCCGTCCCCTCgcagcagcagctctctcctccaGGACCTGGG ataTCCGGCTCAGGGTGCGAGCAGAGTACTGCGAACATGGGCCAGCCTTGGAGCAGGGTGTGGCATCTCGGCGGCCCCAGGCACTGGCACGGCAGCTGGACGTGTTTGGGCAGGCCACGGCAGTGCTGCGCTCCCGAGACCTGGGCTCCGTGGTGTGTGACATCAAGTTCTCGGAGCTCTCCTATCTGGACGCCTTCTGGGGGGACTACCTGA
- the DEDD2 gene encoding DNA-binding death effector domain-containing protein 2 isoform X1 gives MALSGSTPAPSWEEDECLDYYGMLSLHRMFEVVGGQLTERELDLLAFLLDEAPGAAGGLSNARSGLELLLELERRGQCDESNLRLLGQLLRVLARHDLLPHLARKRRRPVSPERYNYGTSSSSTKRTEGSCRRRRQSSSSSDVQQDQWETGSPPTKRQRRSRGRPSGGARRRRRGGPSAPRQQQEQARPTSEGKVTCDIRLRVRAEYCEHGPALEQGVASRRPQALARQLDVFGQATAVLRSRDLGSVVCDIKFSELSYLDAFWGDYLSGALLQALRGVFLTEALREAVGREAVRLLVSVDEADYEAGRRRLLLMEEEGGRRLSEAS, from the exons ATGGCGCTGTCTGGGTCGACCCCTGCCCCGAGCTGGGAGGAGGATGAGTGCCTGGACTACTACGGGATGCTGTCGCTTCATCGTATGTTCGAGGTGGTGGGCGGGCAGCTGACTGAGCGCGAACTGGATCTGCTGGCCTTCCTGCTGGATGAGGCCCCCGGCGCCGCCGGAGGCCTGTCCAATGCCCGTAGcggcctggagctgctgctggagcTGGAGCGCCGCGGGCAGTGCGACGAGAGCAACCTGCGGCTCCTGGGGCAACTCCTGCGAGTGCTGGCCCGGCACGACTTGCTACCGCATCTGGCGCGCAAGCGGCGCCGGCCAG TGTCTCCAGAACGCTATAACTACGGCACCTCCAGCTCTTCTACAAAGAGGACGGAAGGCAGCTGCCGTCGCCGTCGGCAGTCTAGCAGTTCTTCAGATGTTCAGCAGGACCAATGGGAGACAG gCTCCCCCCCAACTAAGCGGCAGCGGCGGAGTCGGGGTCGGCCCAGTGGTGGTGCCAGACGGCGGCGGAGAGGGGGCCCATCCGCCCCccggcagcagcaggagcaggccAGACCCACCTCAGAAGGCAAAGTGACCTGCG ataTCCGGCTCAGGGTGCGAGCAGAGTACTGCGAACATGGGCCAGCCTTGGAGCAGGGTGTGGCATCTCGGCGGCCCCAGGCACTGGCACGGCAGCTGGACGTGTTTGGGCAGGCCACGGCAGTGCTGCGCTCCCGAGACCTGGGCTCCGTGGTGTGTGACATCAAGTTCTCGGAGCTCTCCTATCTGGACGCCTTCTGGGGGGACTACCTGAGTGGTGCCCTGCTGCAGGCCCTGCGGGGTGTGTTCCTAACTGAGGCCCTGCGGGAGGCCGTCGGCCGGGAGGCTGTCCGCCTGCTGGTCAGTGTGGACGAGGCTGACTATGAGGCCGGCCGACGCCGCCTGCTGCtcatggaggaggaagggggacgGCGCCTGTCGGAGGCCTCCTGA